In Numidum massiliense, a single genomic region encodes these proteins:
- a CDS encoding DUF1540 domain-containing protein, whose translation MRCSVANCFFWNEGNLCGADAIMVEIDKNAQQTFDEEIGGEMINTSRAYPNGASRSEDTCCHTFRPRPKA comes from the coding sequence GTGCGCTGCAGTGTCGCCAACTGCTTTTTTTGGAATGAAGGTAACCTTTGCGGGGCAGATGCGATCATGGTTGAAATCGACAAAAACGCCCAACAGACGTTTGACGAGGAAATTGGCGGGGAAATGATTAACACGTCTCGCGCCTACCCGAATGGCGCCAGTCGTTCCGAAGACACGTGTTGTCATACGTTTCGCCCCCGCCCAAAAGCTTAG
- a CDS encoding zinc metallopeptidase — translation MPLMGLMMVLLVACIGLTFYAQFKVKRNYKKWSEVAASSGLTGEQVARQILDQNGLYDVPVEPVKGTLSDHYDPLNRAVRLSEDNFYGHSIAAISVAAHEVGHAIQHKEDYSMLVLRHRMFPLVNFTSGIAPYLILAGFIFSYFKLATVGVVFFSFAVAFQLVTLPVEFNASSRAKTIMVKNGFIRNNEEYGVNKVLGAAAFTYVAAALLAVVELLRFILMLVLSSDD, via the coding sequence ATGCCTTTGATGGGACTTATGATGGTGCTTTTGGTCGCCTGTATTGGGTTGACGTTTTACGCCCAGTTTAAGGTGAAAAGAAACTACAAAAAATGGTCTGAAGTGGCGGCTTCTTCCGGGTTGACCGGCGAACAAGTAGCGCGGCAAATTTTAGATCAAAATGGGCTGTACGACGTGCCAGTCGAACCGGTGAAAGGCACGTTATCGGACCACTACGATCCGCTCAACCGTGCCGTTCGGTTGTCCGAAGATAACTTTTACGGCCATTCGATCGCGGCGATCTCTGTCGCTGCACACGAAGTTGGACACGCCATTCAGCATAAAGAAGATTACAGCATGCTCGTTTTGCGACATCGCATGTTCCCGCTCGTGAACTTCACGTCGGGAATTGCCCCGTACTTAATTCTTGCTGGATTTATTTTCAGCTACTTTAAGTTAGCGACCGTCGGCGTGGTATTTTTCTCCTTTGCCGTTGCCTTCCAATTGGTGACTCTGCCGGTAGAATTTAACGCCAGCAGTCGGGCAAAAACGATCATGGTAAAGAACGGTTTTATTCGCAATAACGAGGAGTACGGTGTCAATAAGGTGTTAGGTGCAGCCGCTTTTACGTACGTCGCTGCGGCATTACTCGCCGTTGTCGAATTGCTGCGCTTTATCCTCATGCTCGTGCTCTCGAGTGACGATTGA
- a CDS encoding YhcN/YlaJ family sporulation lipoprotein translates to MNSRKYVWLCFALAIVFVATTVAGCGMTNRPNRSVTPAPAPTRTPDGNLGVSDYRANDNRNLNRNFGMNRARPSNTMRLADDVADKVADMREVKSATVMLMGNTAYVAVDMPAREQGRLTNRLKDRIGDVVRRADSRIDNVYVSADADFFQRMGGYARDIRGGKPIRGMVNEITETFRRTFPTAH, encoded by the coding sequence ATGAATAGCAGGAAATATGTGTGGCTCTGTTTCGCACTCGCAATTGTCTTTGTCGCTACCACGGTTGCTGGGTGTGGGATGACCAATCGACCGAATCGCTCCGTAACCCCGGCGCCAGCGCCGACGCGGACGCCTGATGGCAATTTAGGCGTCAGCGATTACCGGGCGAATGACAACCGCAATCTTAACCGCAATTTCGGTATGAACCGTGCCCGTCCGAGCAACACGATGCGCTTGGCTGACGATGTCGCTGACAAAGTGGCAGACATGCGTGAAGTGAAGTCGGCGACGGTCATGTTGATGGGTAACACCGCATATGTCGCTGTCGATATGCCGGCTCGAGAGCAAGGGCGCTTGACGAACCGGTTGAAAGACCGCATCGGCGACGTCGTACGCCGTGCAGACAGCCGCATTGACAACGTCTACGTGTCTGCGGACGCAGATTTCTTCCAGCGCATGGGCGGTTATGCGCGCGACATTCGCGGTGGCAAACCGATCCGCGGTATGGTGAACGAAATCACGGAGACGTTTCGTCGCACCTTTCCAACCGCGCATTAA
- a CDS encoding DivIVA domain-containing protein has protein sequence MKRLTPIDIFNKDFKYALRGYEVDEVNEFLDLVIKNFEALIEENRQLKEQLKTVQEAAVSDTGDDAVLKDIMRRIERLEERVYRNHS, from the coding sequence ATGAAACGGTTAACGCCAATCGATATATTCAATAAAGACTTTAAATATGCGCTTCGTGGCTACGAGGTCGACGAAGTGAACGAGTTTTTGGACTTAGTCATTAAAAATTTCGAGGCGCTCATCGAAGAGAACCGGCAGTTAAAAGAACAGTTGAAGACGGTTCAGGAAGCAGCTGTTTCCGATACTGGTGACGATGCAGTACTGAAGGACATCATGCGTCGCATCGAGCGGCTAGAAGAGCGCGTATACCGTAACCATTCGTAA
- a CDS encoding YqaA family protein: MDLIREMIAALADFFLQYGVWGLIIVSFIESSFFPVIPDVLLIPLALANRELALWYGVLTTASSVLGAVFGWWIGKRAGRPLMNKFFSADKIEKVEQYFQKYGGAALAIAGFTPIPYKVFTIASGMSKVKLNDLIWWSLLGRGARFMLEAVAILAFGQYAVKLIDEYLGVVSIALVVAIILAYVGYRVYKARSLSRTK; the protein is encoded by the coding sequence ATGGATCTCATTCGCGAAATGATTGCGGCGTTAGCAGATTTTTTTCTACAGTACGGGGTCTGGGGACTAATCATCGTCTCCTTTATCGAAAGTTCCTTTTTCCCGGTCATACCGGATGTGCTACTCATTCCACTTGCGTTGGCCAATCGGGAGTTGGCGCTCTGGTACGGCGTCTTAACGACCGCCTCTTCCGTATTAGGCGCAGTATTCGGATGGTGGATCGGTAAAAGAGCGGGACGCCCGTTAATGAATAAATTTTTTTCCGCCGATAAAATCGAAAAAGTGGAGCAGTACTTTCAGAAATACGGCGGTGCCGCGTTAGCCATTGCCGGCTTTACGCCTATTCCGTACAAAGTGTTTACAATCGCTTCCGGAATGTCGAAAGTGAAACTAAACGACCTCATTTGGTGGTCCTTGCTCGGCCGCGGTGCGCGCTTTATGTTAGAGGCAGTAGCCATCCTCGCCTTTGGCCAGTACGCCGTGAAACTGATCGACGAGTATCTCGGCGTCGTCTCGATCGCGCTCGTCGTAGCGATCATCCTTGCGTATGTCGGTTACCGCGTGTACAAAGCGCGTTCTCTCTCGCGTACAAAATAA
- a CDS encoding DUF308 domain-containing protein — translation MAEDERRDLGNDRGQGSGRKVVPYTQRTGLTNKRTAADVTEKRMATEWGPANAKIDDPIEGGDDAPLRNLDANDIWASANDVRGYGTPATRDENDRSDDNNRHPLDDVGLSKDDFRSLVSDVDDVETAQELTANDAPVDGTEEKTGGNGLGVTGLILSLVSIFIYPIIFAPAGMIVGYFAFRSGARTSGMWAIAISALALLMAVWILPAFYR, via the coding sequence GTGGCGGAAGACGAACGGCGCGATCTCGGAAACGATCGAGGGCAAGGGAGTGGACGAAAAGTCGTCCCGTATACGCAAAGGACCGGCCTGACAAATAAACGAACGGCCGCTGATGTGACGGAAAAACGCATGGCCACTGAATGGGGGCCGGCAAATGCCAAGATCGACGACCCGATTGAAGGAGGCGATGACGCGCCTCTTCGTAACCTCGATGCGAACGATATTTGGGCGAGTGCGAATGACGTCCGCGGATACGGGACGCCGGCTACTCGTGATGAAAACGACCGAAGCGATGACAACAATCGCCACCCTTTAGACGATGTCGGTCTAAGTAAAGACGATTTTAGGTCACTTGTGAGCGATGTCGACGATGTTGAAACTGCACAAGAGTTAACGGCGAACGATGCACCCGTCGACGGGACAGAGGAAAAAACAGGCGGGAACGGCCTAGGCGTAACTGGGCTTATCCTTTCGCTCGTTAGCATCTTTATCTATCCCATCATTTTTGCTCCGGCAGGGATGATTGTCGGTTATTTCGCGTTCCGCTCGGGCGCGCGAACGAGTGGCATGTGGGCGATCGCCATCAGCGCGCTCGCACTGCTAATGGCCGTCTGGATCTTACCCGCATTTTACCGCTAA
- the selB gene encoding selenocysteine-specific translation elongation factor yields MSYYTIGTAGHIDHGKTSLTKCLTNVDTDRLQEEKARNISIEPGFAPFFLPSGAHISLIDVPGHERFIRQMVAGVAGIDLVLFVVAADEGVMPQTVEHLHILSLLGISRGIIVLTKTDLVDELFLTLVREDVAQTVRGTFLANAPICETSTVTGEGIPNLKREIERQLATVPARSHDAPFRLPVDRVFSLKGVGTVVTGTVYAGHVQPGDEVDLLPDGQTAKVRHVQVHGTDVDTAYAGERAALNLAQVKKSDLARGSVLAARGHLFPTDRIDAFIRTLPDAPDVKHQASVNVYIGSAECTAQIILYDRSVLRADDEAYVTFRLRERTVASRDDRFIFRRPSPATTLGGGEVIRPYGQKMKYAAASATYLQQLHTGDDAERLRDVLTKGPIVQSIAYIAQRLGESEANVRHALSLLSKKREIQEVLPSEIALTERLARVLREGQAWVARYHDDFPLRQGPSRAEWVTRFLPQTPPKTVAALFQLWSDHLTARGEHIATRSFQTAIPKNLQKKSEQLLAAVKQRGGEATPWRELTTSDDVQLDEQTSVDLLTYFVNNGTLYTTDGNQVIHSAYFRDAERKIVDFLTTHGELTLQDARDLLHLSRKHLVPLLELMDREGVTRREGNKRLLSKTSHSH; encoded by the coding sequence ATGAGTTATTACACGATAGGCACTGCCGGTCACATCGACCACGGAAAAACGTCGTTGACAAAATGCTTAACAAATGTAGATACGGACCGCCTACAAGAAGAAAAAGCGCGCAACATTTCGATCGAACCCGGGTTTGCTCCCTTTTTCCTCCCTTCGGGCGCGCACATATCGCTCATCGACGTACCTGGGCACGAACGGTTTATTCGCCAAATGGTCGCCGGCGTCGCTGGCATCGACCTCGTACTGTTCGTCGTAGCTGCGGATGAAGGTGTCATGCCACAAACGGTGGAACATTTGCACATATTAAGCTTGCTCGGTATTTCCCGCGGAATAATCGTGCTCACAAAAACCGACCTCGTCGACGAACTATTTCTCACCCTAGTGCGGGAAGACGTCGCGCAAACGGTGCGCGGCACGTTTTTAGCAAATGCCCCCATATGCGAAACATCTACTGTTACCGGGGAAGGAATCCCGAACTTAAAACGCGAAATTGAGCGGCAACTCGCGACCGTTCCCGCCCGCTCTCACGATGCACCTTTTCGCTTACCGGTCGACCGCGTCTTTTCGCTCAAAGGCGTTGGCACAGTCGTCACTGGAACGGTTTATGCAGGGCACGTCCAACCTGGAGACGAGGTCGATCTTTTGCCTGACGGACAAACGGCAAAAGTGCGGCACGTCCAAGTGCACGGAACAGACGTCGACACAGCTTACGCTGGCGAGCGAGCCGCGCTCAACTTAGCACAAGTTAAGAAGAGTGACCTCGCGCGCGGCTCCGTCCTCGCTGCTCGTGGGCACTTGTTTCCGACCGACCGCATTGACGCCTTCATTCGCACCTTACCAGATGCGCCCGACGTGAAACACCAAGCGTCTGTTAACGTATACATCGGAAGTGCCGAATGTACCGCACAGATTATTTTGTACGACCGTTCCGTCCTGCGTGCAGATGACGAGGCATATGTGACGTTTCGCTTGCGAGAACGTACGGTAGCTAGCCGCGACGATCGCTTTATTTTTCGTCGCCCGAGTCCGGCGACGACACTCGGAGGGGGCGAAGTGATCCGTCCTTATGGCCAAAAAATGAAATATGCGGCCGCCTCAGCGACCTATTTGCAACAACTCCACACCGGGGATGACGCAGAGCGCCTACGCGATGTGTTGACTAAAGGGCCCATCGTGCAGAGCATCGCCTACATCGCGCAACGACTCGGCGAGTCCGAGGCCAACGTTCGCCACGCCCTGTCCCTCCTAAGTAAAAAGCGCGAAATTCAAGAGGTGTTACCTTCAGAGATCGCTTTGACGGAACGGTTGGCACGCGTCCTCCGGGAGGGCCAGGCGTGGGTGGCGCGCTATCACGACGACTTCCCGCTGCGTCAGGGGCCGTCACGCGCCGAATGGGTCACCCGCTTTTTACCTCAGACGCCGCCAAAGACAGTTGCGGCACTCTTTCAGCTGTGGTCCGACCACTTGACAGCGCGCGGGGAACACATTGCGACTCGTTCCTTCCAGACAGCTATTCCGAAAAATTTACAGAAAAAAAGCGAACAGCTACTCGCCGCCGTTAAACAACGCGGGGGAGAAGCGACCCCTTGGCGGGAACTCACCACCTCTGACGACGTACAGCTCGACGAACAAACGAGCGTCGACCTGCTCACCTATTTCGTTAATAACGGCACGTTGTACACGACTGACGGCAATCAGGTCATTCACTCAGCCTATTTCCGCGACGCCGAGCGAAAGATCGTCGACTTTTTAACGACACACGGTGAACTGACATTACAAGATGCACGCGACTTACTACACTTGTCGCGCAAACATTTAGTGCCGTTACTCGAACTGATGGACCGAGAAGGTGTGACGCGACGGGAAGGAAATAAACGACTGTTGTCAAAAACGAGCCATTCGCATTGA
- a CDS encoding Cof-type HAD-IIB family hydrolase: MIKCIVTDLDGTLLNERIEIQPSDITALLSAAQAGFELCFATGRAYGEIQQIMQKVGVSGYAVSQNGAWTYTKDGALLHAATFAAETAQQIIDILSSYDVVTLLCDADRYYIAEKTDRSREYVERLIIPCEQVGPLREAVGGRIQTSKINAFGKPERLKEATDAIAHALSDVVDTYIVNEDCLDIMPTGVTKGKGLSQLLDHIGMQVDEMACIGDSYNDVPMFALTPHSFAMANGPEDVRKKAAHTVASVAEAVERIVDQCRAR, translated from the coding sequence ATGATTAAATGTATTGTCACTGATCTCGACGGCACGTTATTGAATGAGCGCATCGAGATTCAACCCAGCGATATAACAGCGTTACTGTCAGCAGCGCAAGCTGGTTTCGAACTTTGCTTCGCGACGGGCAGGGCATACGGGGAAATTCAGCAGATTATGCAAAAAGTCGGGGTGAGTGGTTACGCAGTCAGTCAAAACGGTGCATGGACGTATACGAAGGACGGTGCTTTACTGCATGCCGCGACGTTCGCCGCGGAAACCGCGCAGCAAATCATTGACATACTGTCCTCTTACGACGTCGTCACGCTGTTATGTGATGCGGATCGCTACTATATTGCAGAGAAAACGGATCGTTCGCGCGAGTACGTCGAGCGGCTCATCATTCCGTGTGAACAAGTAGGGCCGTTGCGCGAGGCTGTCGGTGGACGGATCCAGACGAGTAAAATTAACGCGTTCGGAAAACCGGAGCGGTTAAAGGAGGCTACAGACGCGATCGCGCATGCACTCAGTGATGTCGTCGATACGTATATAGTGAACGAGGATTGTTTAGATATTATGCCGACAGGTGTGACAAAGGGGAAGGGATTGTCACAGTTGTTGGACCATATTGGGATGCAAGTAGACGAGATGGCGTGTATCGGGGACTCGTATAACGATGTACCGATGTTCGCTTTGACTCCGCACAGCTTTGCCATGGCGAACGGCCCCGAGGACGTACGGAAAAAGGCGGCTCACACCGTCGCCTCCGTCGCCGAAGCAGTCGAACGCATCGTCGATCAATGTCGGGCTCGCTGA
- a CDS encoding ISLre2 family transposase, with protein sequence MLSFWESLRIRLMEVMADLFGEFLEQLDQMMTTHYKEKYGWKSERLDSREFTSFFGTVSYKRHLMYDRNGNAHYPVDEAIGLKRRKRYSPDLMMLGAELAAAPGMTYRLASEVTQKLAGITISHTTFQRLVKEAGEAQAVMDAEKRDRIFEDTVIPNSPSVKHLYCEADGLYVKGRGKGIEIKNMLAYTGWEQNGQRVSLTDRHVFSTVESVDDFWEIGYAAIRHRWDLSHTHVATNADAASWISEERVQNTFSEATSVVRQLDPFHVKRSIRRGLSRQPRLIPQIEKAISEKNKDRFKAVIDTAQGNAETEREEKRIENMQKYLEGHWEILCDWREVSPDVPKNARRMGCMESNQRRLAYRMKRRGMYWSEEGAQAIAKVQQGVTNGTLRQALLTVWPNRQVTQKLKRHARRIGKSDHIGVQVGRIQVGAASASSAIGYLDKVVNRRP encoded by the coding sequence ATGTTGTCGTTTTGGGAAAGCTTACGTATTCGCCTGATGGAAGTGATGGCTGATCTGTTCGGAGAATTTTTGGAGCAGCTCGATCAGATGATGACGACGCATTACAAGGAAAAATACGGTTGGAAAAGTGAGCGATTGGACAGCCGGGAGTTCACCAGTTTTTTTGGGACAGTGTCCTATAAACGCCACTTGATGTACGACCGAAACGGAAACGCACATTACCCTGTCGATGAGGCAATCGGTTTAAAACGCCGTAAAAGATACAGCCCAGACCTTATGATGCTCGGAGCAGAGTTAGCTGCAGCGCCGGGAATGACCTACCGCCTCGCCTCAGAGGTCACGCAAAAACTTGCCGGTATAACGATCAGCCATACGACGTTTCAGCGCTTAGTAAAAGAAGCAGGTGAAGCTCAAGCTGTCATGGATGCTGAAAAAAGGGATCGAATTTTTGAGGATACGGTAATTCCTAACTCTCCGTCCGTTAAGCACTTATATTGCGAAGCAGATGGCTTATACGTCAAAGGGAGAGGCAAAGGAATAGAGATCAAAAATATGCTTGCCTATACCGGGTGGGAGCAAAACGGACAGCGTGTCTCGTTAACAGATCGTCACGTCTTTTCTACCGTTGAATCGGTGGATGACTTTTGGGAAATAGGTTATGCAGCGATTCGACATCGTTGGGATCTCTCACATACACATGTGGCGACTAATGCGGATGCGGCTTCATGGATCTCTGAGGAACGCGTTCAAAATACCTTTTCTGAAGCGACATCGGTTGTCCGCCAATTGGATCCTTTTCACGTAAAGAGGAGTATTCGTCGCGGGTTGAGCCGCCAGCCAAGGCTCATTCCTCAAATTGAAAAGGCAATATCCGAAAAAAATAAGGATAGGTTTAAAGCGGTGATTGATACGGCACAGGGAAATGCAGAGACGGAGCGAGAGGAAAAGCGTATCGAGAACATGCAGAAGTATCTTGAAGGGCACTGGGAGATCCTCTGCGACTGGCGTGAGGTTAGTCCAGACGTGCCAAAAAATGCTCGTAGGATGGGATGCATGGAATCGAACCAGAGACGTCTGGCATACCGCATGAAACGTCGTGGCATGTACTGGAGTGAAGAAGGGGCTCAAGCCATCGCCAAAGTACAACAAGGCGTTACCAATGGGACGTTGAGACAGGCATTATTAACTGTCTGGCCCAACCGCCAAGTGACACAAAAACTAAAACGCCATGCGAGGCGAATAGGTAAGTCGGATCACATTGGGGTTCAAGTTGGCAGGATTCAAGTAGGTGCCGCATCAGCTTCAAGTGCAATTGGGTATTTGGATAAGGTGGTTAATCGCCGTCCTTGA
- a CDS encoding D-alanine--D-alanine ligase: protein MKKNLLILYGGKSAEHEVSLTTATTVINAVDKAKYNIFPVYITKQGTWRSCGQLRGDACQLQFDGESEDIAQSLGDILLRYFSTTEKTVVFPVIHGPNGEDGTLQGLLELLNVPYVGNGVQASAIGIDKVTTKELFTTAGLPQCDYVAFKHHEWEADEEAVEVRIEQTIGYPCYVKPAQMGSSVGINWCADRAALRRAIREAFLYDRKIVVEQEVVGREVQVAVIGNDHPISSIAGEFVKEKAFFDYGTKYGQGKLFKQIPANITEDTHSAVRELAVKAFQTINGSGLMRVDFFVTDAGDIFLNEVNTLPGCTAFSMFPVLWEQTNGTTYPQLIDRLIELALERHAQKQQICHTRVTV from the coding sequence ATGAAGAAGAATTTGTTGATCCTATACGGAGGAAAGTCGGCAGAACACGAAGTATCTTTGACGACAGCGACAACCGTCATAAACGCCGTCGACAAAGCGAAGTATAATATTTTTCCCGTTTACATTACAAAACAGGGAACGTGGCGCAGTTGCGGTCAACTACGCGGGGACGCGTGTCAATTGCAATTTGACGGCGAGAGTGAAGACATTGCGCAATCGCTTGGCGACATCTTGTTGCGTTACTTTTCTACAACCGAAAAGACGGTCGTCTTTCCCGTCATTCACGGTCCGAACGGTGAAGATGGGACGTTGCAAGGGTTACTAGAGCTGTTGAATGTACCTTATGTCGGGAACGGCGTGCAAGCGTCCGCGATCGGCATTGACAAAGTAACGACGAAAGAGTTATTTACTACAGCAGGGCTGCCACAATGCGATTACGTCGCGTTCAAACACCACGAATGGGAGGCGGATGAGGAGGCAGTAGAGGTACGAATCGAGCAGACGATTGGCTACCCTTGTTACGTCAAACCGGCGCAAATGGGTTCCAGTGTCGGTATCAACTGGTGCGCCGATCGCGCCGCGCTAAGGCGAGCTATTCGCGAGGCGTTCCTGTACGACCGCAAAATCGTCGTTGAGCAAGAAGTCGTTGGGCGCGAGGTTCAAGTGGCCGTCATCGGCAATGACCACCCGATCAGTTCGATTGCTGGTGAGTTTGTAAAAGAAAAAGCGTTTTTTGACTACGGGACGAAGTATGGTCAAGGGAAGTTATTTAAACAAATTCCGGCAAACATTACGGAGGATACACATAGCGCCGTGCGGGAATTAGCTGTAAAAGCATTTCAAACGATTAACGGCTCCGGACTCATGCGCGTCGACTTCTTTGTGACCGACGCGGGCGACATTTTTCTAAATGAGGTGAACACGTTGCCGGGATGTACCGCATTCAGTATGTTTCCCGTCCTGTGGGAACAAACGAACGGCACCACCTACCCGCAGCTCATCGACCGCTTAATCGAGCTCGCGCTGGAACGTCACGCCCAAAAACAACAAATTTGTCATACGAGGGTCACCGTATGA
- a CDS encoding UDP-N-acetylmuramoyl-tripeptide--D-alanyl-D-alanine ligase yields MIRRTFTQIAHMVGGIGRHVDESERHIDESGRHVDEGECLAGEEGPQAGGSGRHDGVRDSEQVLEVHGVSIDTRTIQPGNLFIPIVGERFNGHAFVRQALASGAVAALWNKREPEPPPNVPLIFVDDTTAALQRLAQAYRQQLGVKVIGITGSNGKTSTKDILAALLATTYNTQKTRGNLNNHFGVPLTLLALAEHTEVAVVEMGMSGLGEIEQLTSLARPDVAVITNVGECHLSDLGSRERIAQAKMEILTGLSEDGLFVYNGDDARLIQHVQRVRRSGMLPYQTVTFGQSSFNSFYPQRFTWTESGISFTLAHANCPPLFLPLLGQHQLMNGICAITVAAHLGVPYTRMVQGLLQVEASHMRNELTRVGNVTIMNDTYKSNPTSLRAALDTMYGLKKYQKKIAVLGDMLDMGDEAVRLHQEIGSQIDLEQIDALLTIGPLAAHIAAAAKQRAPGRQIMAFTTKEDLISALKEVAEDGCLILVKGSRDLRLEEVVAALAP; encoded by the coding sequence ATGATTAGGCGCACGTTCACGCAAATTGCACACATGGTGGGCGGAATCGGGCGGCACGTGGACGAGAGCGAGCGACACATAGACGAGAGCGGGCGGCACGTGGACGAGGGTGAATGCCTTGCGGGCGAGGAAGGACCGCAGGCTGGTGGGTCTGGCCGACACGATGGCGTTCGCGACAGCGAGCAGGTGCTTGAGGTGCACGGCGTTTCGATCGATACGCGCACGATTCAACCTGGCAACTTGTTTATCCCGATCGTCGGAGAGCGGTTTAACGGGCACGCCTTTGTGCGTCAAGCGCTGGCAAGCGGCGCGGTGGCGGCGTTGTGGAACAAGCGAGAGCCGGAGCCGCCGCCGAATGTCCCGCTCATTTTCGTCGACGACACGACCGCTGCGCTCCAACGGTTGGCACAGGCATACCGGCAACAGCTAGGCGTAAAAGTTATCGGTATTACCGGGAGTAACGGGAAAACGTCGACGAAAGACATTTTAGCCGCCTTGTTAGCCACGACATATAATACCCAGAAAACGCGTGGTAATTTAAACAACCATTTTGGCGTGCCTTTGACGTTATTAGCGTTAGCCGAACATACGGAGGTCGCTGTCGTGGAGATGGGGATGTCTGGCCTAGGTGAAATCGAACAGTTGACATCGCTCGCCCGTCCAGATGTCGCGGTGATTACGAACGTCGGTGAATGCCACTTGTCCGATCTCGGGTCGCGTGAGCGGATTGCGCAAGCGAAAATGGAGATTTTAACGGGCTTGAGCGAAGACGGACTCTTCGTTTACAACGGTGACGATGCGCGTCTAATACAACATGTGCAGAGGGTCAGGCGTAGCGGGATGTTACCGTACCAAACCGTGACATTTGGCCAGTCGTCGTTTAATTCCTTCTATCCACAGCGATTTACTTGGACGGAATCGGGTATTTCTTTCACCCTTGCTCATGCTAATTGCCCGCCGTTATTTCTGCCGCTACTCGGTCAGCACCAACTGATGAATGGGATTTGTGCCATCACCGTTGCTGCCCACCTGGGCGTTCCATACACGCGGATGGTGCAAGGGCTGTTACAGGTAGAAGCTTCGCATATGCGCAACGAGCTTACGCGGGTCGGCAATGTAACGATTATGAACGACACATACAAATCGAATCCGACGAGTCTGCGCGCTGCCTTAGACACGATGTACGGGTTGAAAAAGTATCAGAAAAAAATCGCTGTTCTCGGCGACATGCTCGACATGGGTGACGAGGCGGTTCGTCTGCATCAAGAGATTGGCTCACAGATTGACTTAGAGCAAATTGATGCCTTATTGACGATTGGTCCGTTAGCAGCTCACATCGCAGCGGCTGCGAAGCAGCGCGCTCCCGGGCGTCAAATAATGGCTTTCACGACAAAAGAGGATCTCATTTCGGCACTTAAGGAGGTGGCTGAAGACGGATGTCTTATTTTGGTCAAAGGTTCGCGCGACTTACGACTAGAGGAAGTGGTCGCTGCGTTAGCTCCTTAA